Genomic window (Drosophila sulfurigaster albostrigata strain 15112-1811.04 chromosome 2R, ASM2355843v2, whole genome shotgun sequence):
CTCGGGTAAAGCCGGTGCCGGTGGTTATGggtaaaaaattatgagtggaccggcacgattgtatgtatgtacatacatatgtacgtttgtgtgtatgtatattgagatgcaagaaatgccgtcggctttttgtattgttcttgttattgctggtgcGCTGTTCttgcactcattttatttcttgaaaatttacCAACCTGACCTGACCCGACAAAATGTAACGCCCATTCatacctaattaatattataattcaatagGAAATGTGGAAAATCCGGGGTTtgtaaagtgaaattttacctgttttatgagttttgGGTTTTTATATTCATCAATATCCGGAAAATCAGAAATTTTATTACCTGTTTATAACACTATTGTAAATgcctatataattacaaaagggtattttgcaaatttgtgcaatttccataaatttcaggaaaaaccacctgatattttatttgaccatttgttaaagtaaaaaaacacccaaaaatcattcaaagaagtcaaaagtcataaaatctaCCCGCGAGCCGCGACACACAAGCATCAATAGGGGTGGGGGAAAAACACCCGAGTAtttgctcagacactcgcgagtgtctgatcaaacactcgcgagtgtctgagcaaaacactcgcgagtgtctgagcaaaacactcgcgagtgtcaGAGCATTTCGTCAAGAGTGTCTAAAATGGTCGGTTGCACGAAGAACAACCACCCGCGAGACACGAGTGTGTACGAGCCGAGTGCAAGAAAGGCTCGAGTATGACAATGACTCATACTCGCAGCACTCGCATGATTTTGAATAAGTGTGTATCTCTCACTCGTTTTGCGAGTGCACGAGTAGCACTCGCACTCTTAAAAGTACGGGTGTGAGTCGAGTGTCGAAATTTGCCACCCGTGACGATGTCTGGTATCTGTATTAGAGGTCTGCATGAATGCACTCAAAATTTTCGGTTATTTGAGTACAATAAGCTTAAGTCGCAATTCGGCGTGCCAAACCGGTTTCAACAAAGTGAATTGCGCATTGGTAAGGGTTGTTTTCGTTAAATGCAGAATGAGTTCAATTCAACCCAAAGCGTAATGGATAGAATGAGTGAATGCAGAGTAAATGTTTCGAGTATTCGAATGAAATTTTGGCATTCTCGTCGTTCATGGCAGGCAGATCAGGAGCAAAATTTAACGATAAGAAGGCAGAGCTTGGACGAAAGACGTAAGAACTTAGTGTTTTGCGTATGTAGaacataatatatgaatatatgtacataatatatgtgtaaattgaataacacattaataattatacatatatatgtcgGCGGCAAGGGTATGTTTTCCATCTTGatgcttttattgattttcgcaGCTGCACAGCGAGTTCCGTTTGGTTCGAATACCCAAGCTCAACTGACTCTTGCATACGCGCTCACGTCATAAACTCACTCAAGTCGAGCGTATACAGCCATCTCTGTCTTACTCAAGACTCTTGGTATCTTACCATCGAACCTCACTCAGCATCAGAGCGTCTCTGCTTCTACTGCCGTGCATTCGCTCAATATCAACGAGTAAAAGAAGCAGGAATTCCCCGAATTCCCAAATTACCAGTATGCTACATTTACTGGGAATCACACTGcgacatatgtatatatgtatatatataaatttacatgtctttctatttttctatacatacatatttaataattaattcatgtctttctatttttctatGTCTTGTATTGAAaagcaatacaaaaacaacaaaaacaaacgcaatAAATTTGACGTCACCAATGCGACGCACAACTAACCGAGTACTCGGTCGTAAAACTCATTCGTGTATTGCGTCGCCGTTTGGATAGAGTAAATTTTCTACTCATGCCTTTACCACATTTGCCAAATCCGTTTTACTCAATgtctcactcagtcagtcagaacTTTGAGTGAGagtaccaaataccaaatactcCATATAGTGAGATAATATTCGGATGGATGCATTTTTTGAGGTTTTGTATTTCTCGAAAGATATTCTTTTCCAAGTCTTCCCCGTCTTTAAAatgatgaataataaatttcacagCAATTTCTAATTCTTGAGCATCAGTTCGCCAAACTCCCTTGTATACAACGCCATAACTACCTTGAGCAATCTTTAACAAAATATGTCCACATTTAGAAATACAATATCCAAATTTGTTCTTGTCTATATTCTTGCTTTATTCGACAATGTTATATCATCGAAGTTGACGTTAACGCCTATGTGGTCCATAATTGAGCATCGCGAACTTACTTAAATTGCAATTCTACAACTGCCGTTGATTCAGACTAAAACCTCAAATCTAAAAGTTGATTCAGATATTTATATTGCTCATTATTAACAGCATTGATTAGCAATTTTTTATCGTTAcctaatattttaatatcgaGTAGTGTTGTCAAATTTCcttaaaacaattaataaaactaGGGTACAGAGTCTGTACTACAGACCTCGACTGTGTGATACCCAAAccgttgtttttttattcgcACTAGAAAACGATGTGTAATCAAAATCTAAAATAACATTTACGTAGATATATAAATGTAGATGTATAAAATAAGATATTTAGGTGTACAACCTAGATGGATCTGACTATCAGCTCACGGACATATCAGGTGTACCGGTATGAAATGAGCCTTTTTTTGTGAACATAAAACTCTAATTATTAATGGGAAagtaaaaaacattttattattggcaATTGTTTTCTACACATTTTGACCACCCTTGAGGCAATTTGTGGATACCACGCCAATAAAATTGTTCGTCTTTTAAAGCAAACCAACCAGACACCCAATTTTCGACCTCCTCGTAGGAATCAAACTGCTGCTCAGCCAATGCGTGTCCCATCGATGAAAACAAATGGTAGTCGGAAGGAGCCAAGTCTGGTGAATACAGCGGGTGGTGTAGCAGCTCCCAGCCAACTGTTTTGAGTATCCTGAACCAGTTTTGCTTTGTGGTCAGGTGAATTGTCATGGAGCAAATTTACCATGGCCTATTCTGGTGGTTTCTCGATCAATGCATGGTTCAAATTGATCACTTGTTGTCGGAAGCGATCAGTATTAACGGTTTCACCAGGTTTTAGGAGCTCGTAGTACACCAcactttttggttttcaatGCGTTCCGCAATCATCACTTTCTGGCACAAAATTCGACATTTTTAACacgattaaaaaatatattgttgtcTGTTCAATGACTTGatgtatactaaatatgtttCACAGATGTCATAgcaatcacaaaaaaaaaattaataaaggcTCGTTAACAACAAATGTTCCCTAACGAGACATTTCTATCTAGCGGCTGATTTCATACCGGTACACCTTGTATATGGTAcgtaaatatactatatagtttCTTTGCTCTTTTTATAAAAGCGTATATAGTGGACACAAAAATCGAATTGACAATGTACAAATTTTATTCGCGCATATTAATGATATAGCAGAAACAAgtcaatatttaaagttttaatttatgcctTCAAGAGCTTGGCGTGATAAACAATATGTTCGGCCACAAATGTAGCTATATAGAAGTAGCTATGATCGTAGCCATCACGTTGCTTAAAGATGGTCTGGATGTGATCATtaggagcagctgcagctaatAGTTTCTCAGGCTGTAGTTGCTTGCCGGTTAGAAAGTTGTCCGCCGATCCCTGATCGATAAATAGCTCTTGTGGAGTACTCGCATATTTTGACACCAAACTGGTGGCATCCCATTGTTCCCAGTCCGTGGTGTTGGCGCCTAGGTAACCGTTGAAGGCCTTCTGACCCCATGGACACTCTGAGGGATTTGCGATGGGGGCAAATGCCGAGACAGATTGATAGAGACCCGGATTCTTCAAAGCACAAATTAAGGCACCATGTCCGCCCATGCTATGGCCAAATATTCCTTGTTTGCCAGCCAAAGTTGGGAAATTGGCTTTGATTATTGCCGGCAATTCTTGCGTAACGTAGCTGTACATTTTGTAGTGCTTCGACCACGGTGCTTCAGTTGCATCCACATAAAAGCCGGCACCACTGCCAAAATCATAGGCATCGTCCTGTCCAGGGATATCGATGCCACGCGGCGACGTATCGGGATTCACAACGATGAGACCGTGTTTCGCTGCAGTCGCTTGGAAGCCGCTTTTCTGTATGAAATTCTCGTGGGTGCACGTAAGACCACTGAGGAAGTAGAGCACCGGACATTCGACTTTATCTTCGACGGCTGCCGGCGGCAAATAGACGGCAAAGGTCATGTCGCAGTCCAAGACATTGGAACGATGCTTGTAGACACGCTGCTCGCCTTCGAAGGATTTTGTGGTGGACACCAGTTCCAGAGTCATCTAtaagtaaatcaaatattatatgttgGCATAAGTTCAACAACTACTAATGATTACcttgattaaaatttattttaaatgaagttTAGTACGTCCCAAACAGTGTGACCGCAAGCTTGATttgcaaatataccaattcAAAATGTCAAAGGTATACCAACTAAAATTGTAGTTGCATTTCgtttaacttattttatttattgtgttttttatattatatacttattaCTATTCACAGAAACGACAAGAATGAGGTGTGAGTGTTAAATTTCtacacatttattaaatatttaataccaTGTTAAGTTTACTTTTACCCTCCATATTATATAGTGTTGagtttaaattaataagtttagtttttaaatctTAGTTTTTTAATCTGAATGAATTAAGTTGactaattatttatattttatattaattaacttttatcaTTATAATAATTCACGCTCATTACTGCAACTCTAcaattgataaataattaaaattaaatgggttgagcgtaaatttaaataaaactctctttataagttttttttttataactttaaacattatcaaatcaaataagtattaaataaaaattcgagTGGCGACTTAATTTTGCCATCCCTGAAATACGTTCTCCCTGCGCAATAGTGTTGTTAAATACTGTTGTAGGGTTACCTGCAACACTAAATTGTTGTAAACCATATGATAAGCCGGCAAGAGTTCTGTGACGgtgttaattgaattgtttatttataatacaacGCACAATGGAGGAAGATGAAGCGCCAACGACTTCCGCATTTGGCTTCAAGAAGCGCAATATTAACCGAGGAGCTGCTATGCGAAGGAAAAAAgccagcagtagcagcagtaaTGAATCAGGTAAGCAGAGAATTGGCGCCAAATAGGAGAATTTCTAATACGAACTATTTACAGCTAAAAACAGCGACGATGAACAACAGAATAAGTTAAGTGCCTTGGCGCGTGCCGAAAATCGTCGAAAGCGCACAAATCCCAACTTCCAGAGCACTAAAAGCCTGGCCAAGCGAAAAACAGTCGTCGATTCATCGGACAGCGAAAAAGATGCGAGTGAAGAGAGAAGTGATTTTGGCGTGGCGTATAAATCGAAGCGGGAGGCGTTGCCGAATGGGCCACAAGATCAAGGCGCCACGTCGGTGAATGAAATAGACACGGCAATGGACCGCGATGCACAGTCGATACATGCGCGATCCATTAAAATAAACGAAGAGCTGGAGGGCAAAGCAGACGATAAGATCTACCGGGGGATCAATAACTATGCGCAGTACTACAAGAAGACCGACAAGGTGGCGGGCAACGCCAGCTCGGGCATGGTGAGAAGTGGACCCATCCGGGCGCCGGCCTTTCTGCGTGCTACGGTACGCTGGGATTATCAGCCGGATATCTGCAAGGACTTCAAGGAGACGGGCTACTGTGGATTTGGCGATAGCTGCAAATTCCTGCACGATCGCAGCGATTACAAGGCGGGCTGGCAGCTGGAAATGGATCACGAGGCACAGAAACGCGGCGACAACGATTCGGATGGTGATGAGCACAAATATGAGATTCACTCGGATGAGGAAACGTTGCCATTCAGATGCTACATTTGTCGTGAAAGCTTTGTCAATCCTGTGGTCACGAAGTGAGTAGTTTTAAGTTTAAATCTAAAGTTGCTTATGCTAATGAGtttctatttaaattccaGGTGCAAGCATTACTTTTGCGAGAAATGTGCGCTGGcgcaatacaaaaaaatcgCAACGTTGCATTATTTGCTCACAGCAAACGAATGGAATATTCAATCCTGCAAAGGAGCTGATAGCACGGTTAAAAACTGCACCCATGGGATCATCTGATGAGGAACATGAGCCGAATGATGACAATCCAAAGCAGGAAAATAATCCAGAACAAGATGCTCATGAGATTTCTTCCAATAGCGATAGTGATTGATTTTGTAAGCTTCAGTTTAACTGTATTTTTTCAACAGTTCTAAAATGAAGCAAGTTTTTGATACAAACACTAAcacatgaaaatatatatcaaatagaagtgatgtttaaaaaatatgatagATGAAAGTATATTAAGCATAAACTGATGATTGAGATGGTGAAAATTTTCCGAGAAAATAAAAGGTACGAAACATAAAACAGGTTCTTGAATAATGTTAGTGATggattttgaaattattgataaACCAAGAATCTGCAGTTAAATTGTATGTTTTGAACAgttataaaatgatttaaatgagctgaaataataatagttcGAAGCGcttgctaaaaatatttgaatgagACAGCGATGGTGGAAATTTTTCCAGTTTTATAAAGAAAGATAAGAGTTgtgaataaaaatttgttacatcaaaatatatagtatggaGCATAAACTCATGTTTATGATAAAGGTAAACTGAAGCGTTTACggaaatatattgtatatgctTTCACACAATTGTGGTTGATTATGTAGTGATTGGTGTAGTAAGCCCCTACAAAGTTTGTCAGCAGTTCAATGAAACATAGAGTGTTATGTATTAAGCAAGCAAGCCAACTCTTTAATATGGAACAATAAAGCGCTGCGTCGGTGTTCAAGTGTCTTGATAATCGttacaaatttattcatagtttcattcaaatttgatcaaaaaataaagtaaacgtacaacatttaaaacagttgcgaaaacaaaatcataaatgatttgtattaataaatgaGTTACAAGAAAATAGATTGAAGACGAAACAATGCGAGAAGTCAAATAGATAAAATTGGTATAGAACAGGAATCTTCTCTGAATTGGACACATCGCAAAAGTAAAGCGCAATTTGTTGTCCATAATTCAATTGGCAAAAGTTTCATTTCCGGTTTTGTGCGCATCAACACACACGTCCAAGGGGAATTGAAGCTAATGCTTCTGGTTCTATCTCGCTGTCCCTCCCTTGACTCGATTGtctgttggttgttggttgttggagTCTTTGATTGCTTATTTGCCTGTCTTGCGCTTTTGAAAACACCAGCAAAAAGGAAAGACTAAAAGAATTGCTTTGGCAGTTAACGAGAATGGCCAGAATACCCCTTTTTGCAAACTTATTTGCTTCGCATTGTTCGACGCACAAAGCCAAAATATGGCCAATACTCGTTGCTTGGCGGGTTGAAACTAAGCCGCAATTTCTGCCTGCAAAATATGAGCTCATAAGtcccaaaacaaaaagttggcCTTGTTCCGAGCACACAAATCACTCGGCCACCACACCGAACCAAATGCTGCAGGATCAACGTCAAAATATGCAGGGGGAGGAGGGGTGGCATGCGATTTGATAGTTCGATGAATTTTGCAGAAAAGTTTATGACTTTTTGCATTGagtgaatatttataattgccAAGTCTTGCGGAAGCATCAAGAATCAAAGCGaatcaaaatgaaacgaaaaatgaaatttaagatACTCAAATTCCTGAAGAATACAGACTCCTATTACAGTTACATATCTGTGAAGCTTAATTAAGATCCGTTTTCGTAACCATTCACAGGTgaatgtaattattatatgGCTTATACACACTTGCTAGCTAAATCAGGATGCCtgtttgcaattaataaattcacTTGAAAACTGACTTGACGCGCAGAGCTGGAGCAACTGCCACAAAACCCACAAGTCACGTATTCACATTTCTTGACATTCCATTGACATTGCGTATCGTTTAATTGAATGAGAAACTCGTGCATGacaaacgaaagcaaattGAGTGGGCCAAAAGAGATTCCCCAATGTTTGACTGCTCAATATAATTTACGACAAAtcagttttaattattttaataaacttccACTTCAACGCCATGCCACGCTTTGGCAGGCAACGCATACGTGTTGATAGgcattttatagtttatatcCTTCTTAGTTCCCTCCTTATTTCTTCGAAGTCGACGTCATTAAACGTCCTGTGCACGTTtcaaaagtgcaacaacaacagcagcgaacaCGACACAGCCTTTGATTAACAGAGTGCGATGAGGGCCACTGAAATTAACTGTCCAATTAGCAAGTGAAATCCTATACGGAGCCCTCCAATCGACTTTTCATGCAATTAACCGTAAAATTGTTTGACACCTCTGCCGAAACATCAGTTGACAAAGGCGCAATGTAATGAGCCTCTTGCATTGGCTTCTGCTTCTTGGCTGCTAACTCAAAAAAGTCCTcaggcaaattaaatttgaagcgTTTTTTATTAAGTCTAAGATCGCTTGAGGCTCCACCTTTAACTAGATCTAGAAAATAGATTATTTTGACAGGTAAAACGTTAATACCAGTATTAATAGTATTATtcgtttaatttatgttttattttgcaactaatttatgataaaaaaaaattaaaatattggtataatagtaataataattggaCAACTTTATGAAGTAataacataaagatacatttaaaGAGTACAgagtgtatttattatttaaactgaattatttattgaataacgacataatagaaaatattcagagagaaatattttaaacaatcaGCGCAAGTTTTATATTAGGCAAGCCAAGTACTAAAGTCAAgggaaaacaatttgaattttgtaagCTCAATTCGGATGCAAGATAAAAGCAGACTGGGATTgggaaaattattaaaatgtacttctaaaaatgtgttaattttctctttattattTCAGAATACGAACTGCTTCTGCGATGTCTATAAACCATGTGTTGAAGTCGACTCTCGACTTGTTCTGATTAAATGACAACTCTCATTTCATACGTATATGTTATGTTACTTATTATATTAACGGCAGCCAAAACGGCATTGGAAATTTGCGTTGATGTTGCGTATTCGACGCGTTGCCAGCACGTCTGGGTTGCTGTTTGTGTTCGTTCCCTTATTTATTGGCTTCTAATGTCACTGACTATTATATCCTATGACTAACGTCAGCGATGGACAGAAGCCCGCAGCTTCTGCCCAGCATTGGCATCGAGTCAGCTTGGCAGCTCAACTTGTCGTTTATTCTGTCAATTATCATTAATTTCGAAATGCTGCTGTCTTCACCAAGGTTGACGCACCTTTTGCACGCCTCCAGCCTCCAGCCTCTAGTCTCTAGTCTCCATGTAGCTGAACAGCACGTACGCCTCAGTTAAAATGTCTCCAGCcatataaattgttattgcttGTGCGTATAATTTGCCTGTCTGTTTGGACAATGTCTTAAAGACCGACACAAtactgcagcagcaaagtcCCCATTGGTGGTTCGTAGTTTGTGAGGCGTGTCTAGTTCTTTGTTGTGCGAGCgtgtgtgttgggtgtgtGAACGGTGCGAAGACTTCAgtgatttattttcattgaatttatatGGAGCTTGCTCAATTTGTTCTTGTCAACTTTTGTAAAGTGCAACAGTCCCTACATTATAATCGATTCCGTTAATACAGATGTGTGTTAGCATGAACTGGGAGGCTGATAAATCGAAAACTCCACacattaaattgtttacttatttCCTTAGGTTTATCCTAtctttaaataatactttCATATGGAAACATCTGCAAGCGACGTGTCCgagaaaaataaactttataattgaaacgcaaaaaaagaaaataaaaaccatgTAGAAAAGTGTCAAGAAGTTTTCTTTTCGAGGATTTAATGCATTGTTACTATAATAATCATCAATATAGTTTGGCAGCAAACATAATGCCAGGCTGgaccaataaaaataagagagGCCAGAGCAAAATGAAGCGCAAAACCGAACTGCCAAAAGTTTCTACAAAAATCATAAAGTGCAGGAAacttttcgaaaaaaaaaatacaagtaaatTGAAAGGAAAGAGGGAAAAAGTCAACTTATAAAGTGTCGATTCGAAAACGAGAGCAAGGAACCAACaagactgaaactgaaaactgagaTCTGAGAAATGGGAGATAGGAGATTGAAGAAGATGAGAGCAGAAGAGAAATCGAGGACACATCAATATAAAAATGGCATAAAAGTAGCAGTTATTTGTATTATCGAGAATTCTTTGCTGCATTTGCCACTTTTACTTTAGTGTCGGCTTTTATCTTTATTTGCATTGT
Coding sequences:
- the LOC133837590 gene encoding S-formylglutathione hydrolase gives rise to the protein MTLELVSTTKSFEGEQRVYKHRSNVLDCDMTFAVYLPPAAVEDKVECPVLYFLSGLTCTHENFIQKSGFQATAAKHGLIVVNPDTSPRGIDIPGQDDAYDFGSGAGFYVDATEAPWSKHYKMYSYVTQELPAIIKANFPTLAGKQGIFGHSMGGHGALICALKNPGLYQSVSAFAPIANPSECPWGQKAFNGYLGANTTDWEQWDATSLVSKYASTPQELFIDQGSADNFLTGKQLQPEKLLAAAAPNDHIQTIFKQRDGYDHSYFYIATFVAEHIVYHAKLLKA
- the LOC133837832 gene encoding LOW QUALITY PROTEIN: E3 ubiquitin-protein ligase RNF113A (The sequence of the model RefSeq protein was modified relative to this genomic sequence to represent the inferred CDS: deleted 1 base in 1 codon), with the protein product MEEDEAPTTSAFGFKKRNINRGAAMRRKKASSSSSNESAKNSDDEQQNKLSALARAENRRKRTNPNFQSTKSLAKRKTVVDSSDSEKDASEERSDFGVAYKSKREALPNGPQDQGATSVNEIDTAMDRDAQSIHARSIKINEELEGKADDKIYRGINNYAQYYKKTDKVAGNASSGMVRSGPIRAPAFLRATVRWDYQPDICKDFKETGYCGFGDSCKFLHDRSDYKAGWQLEMDHEAQKRGDNDSDGDEHKYEIHSDEETLPFRCYICRESFVNPVVTKCKHYFCEKCALAQYKKSQRCIICSQQTNGIFNPAKELIARLKTAPMGSSDEEHEPNDDNPKQENNPEQDAHEISSNSDSD